In a single window of the Trichoderma breve strain T069 chromosome 6, whole genome shotgun sequence genome:
- a CDS encoding endonuclease/Exonuclease/phosphatase family domain-containing protein, producing the protein MLYNFQQHAQHQHPSQPQHHQGLQHDHILPSANGLGHHSSFASGILSSSATFNSAGLSNGHATNARAGQAPQNEMWQEQLRLHKEAERAHAAMTEQQQPHYYARLKASENRGIGGPPPSNGKTQADSENDPADMRRPLNVEKGTNRQDWHNMDMSGQGLRNLASELFRYHFLNELYIASNKLTRLPNAIGELRQLRHLDASFNQISELPPELGMCTYLKQLLLFNNNLQELPFELGSLHQLEMLGIEGNPLEPSIKQEIIEKGTKSLINALMEGAPIPLPPSPRKEIIIQEDVPESLERIRVFSWNILCDKYATTQTYGYTPTGALSWEYRKNCILEELRIRDADFLALQEVSTDAFKEDLSPELAQMDYKGVHWPKSRAKTMSEKDAQTVDGCAVFYKQSKFILLDKQLIEFATIAINRPDMKNQHDVFNRVMPKDNIAVICFFESRLTGARIILVNAHLTWDSALADVKLIQTGILMEHVTKLAEKYARWPAVKDKKMITLPRGEDSDEPPPPPQAEPGPSQEYRSNTDIPLIVCGDFNSTKDSSVWELMCMGRVPPDHTELTSFHYGSFTRDGIEHPFSLRDSYAPIQNTPDELPFTNYTPGFADVIDYIWYSANTLEVVELLGPPDPTYMKRIPAFPNWHFPADHIQIMSEFVIKNRKDKKQVSE; encoded by the exons ATGCTGTATAATTTCCAGCAGCATgcgcagcatcagcacccctcccagccccagcatcaccaagggCTACAGCACGACCATATCCTTCCCAGCGCCAATGGGCTGGGCCATCACTCATCCTTCGCTTCCGGTATCCTCTCAAGCTCTGCCACATTCAACTCTGCCGGCCTCTCAAACGGGCACGCGACCAATGCTAGGGCAGGGCAGGCTCCGCAGAATGAAATGTGGCAAGAACAGTTGCGACTTCACAAGGAGGCAGAGAGGGCGCATGCTGCCATGActgaacagcagcagccgcacTATTATGCCAGACTTAAAGCGTCAGAAAACAGGGGCATTGGCGGCCCTCCTCCCTCCAACGGTAAGACCCAGGCGGACAGCGAGAACGATCCGGCAGATATGAGAAGGCCGTTGAATGTGGAGAAGGGCACGAATCGCCAAGATTGGCACAATATGGACATGAGCGGTCAGGGACTGCGAAATCTCGCCTCGGAGCTCTTCCGGTACCATTTCCTAAACGAACTCTACATCGCCTCCAACAAGCTCACTCGTCTCCCCAACGCAATTGGAGAGCTTCGCCAACTCCGACACCTCGATGCTTCTTTCAACCAAATCAGCGAACTCCCCCCGGAATTGGGCATGTGCACTTACctcaagcagctgcttcttttcaataACAACCTTCAAGAGTTGCCCTTTGAGCTTGgctctcttcatcagctAGAAATGCTCGGCATTGAAGGCAATCCATTAGAACCCAGCATAAAGCAGGAAATAATTGAAAAGGGCACAAAGAGCCTAATCAATGCTTTGATGGAAGGAGCTCCAA TTCCTCTCCCCCCTAGCCCGCGAAAAGAAATCATCATTCAGGAGGACGTGCCCGAATCTCTAGAACGAATCAGGGTCTTTTCATGGAATATTCTCTGCGACAAATATGCGACAACGCAAACGTATGGTTACACGCCCACCGGGGCTTTGAGCTGGGAGTATCGCAAGAACTGCATCCTGGAAGAGCTGCGGATACGAGATGCCGACTTCCTGGCTCTGCAAGAAGTCTCCACCGATGCCTTCAAAGAGGACCTCAGCCCTGAATTGGCGCAGATGGACTACAAGGGTGTACATTGGCCCAAGTCTAGAGCCAAGACAATGTCTGAAAAGGATGCCCAAACTGTTGATGGTTGCGCCGTGTTCTACAAGCAGAGCAAATTTATCCTGCTCGACAAGCAGTTGATTGAATTTGCTACAATTGCCATCAACCGACCTGACATGAAGAACCAGCATGACGTCTTTAACCGCGTGATGCCAAAGGACAACATTGCTGTTATTTGCTTCTTTGAGTCCCGACTGACTGGTGCTCGCATCATCCTGGTCAACGCACATCTAACGTGGGACTCGGCACTAGCAGACGTCAAGCTGATCCAGACGGGTATTCTTATGGAGCATGTGACCAAGTTGGCAGAGAAGTACGCAAGGTGGCCTGCTgtcaaagacaagaagatgattACATTACCGAGAGGCGAGGACAGTGACgagccaccaccaccgccgcaAGCTGAACCAGGCCCCAGCCAAGAGTACCGATCCAACACTGACATTCCACTCATCGTCTGTGGTGACTTCAACTCAACGAAAGATTCCTCGGTGTGGGAGCTCATGTGTATGGGTCGCGTGCCGCCAGACCATACGGAGCTGACCAGCTTCCACTATGGAAGCTTCACTCGCGACGGTATTGAACATCCTTTCAGCTTACGAGACTCCTATGCACCCATTCAGAACACACCGGACGAGCTTCCCTTTACCAACTACACGCCCGGGTTCGCCGACGTCATCGACTACATTTGGTATTCAGCCAACACCTTGGAAGTTGTCGAGCTGCTGGGCCCTCCCGACCCGACATATATGAAGCGTATCCCAGCTTTCCCCAACTGGCACTTCCCGGCCGATCATATCCAGATCATGTCTGAATTTGTCATCAAGAACcgcaaagacaagaaacaaGTGTCAGAATAA
- a CDS encoding methyltransferase domain-containing protein, with protein MSDYSAVFLYSSTLGALPLDSNFARAARREKQHARRPNSTSDALHSVPARHSRSSSSHSQLSSSSSSALGPAASASVGPDSASLRLSPATSANTKKSTSTSATGSAASASAPASTSSNPFSPPPPLPHTQSHPPPPTPTQSSSTGSRASRTFSRLHRARLSGSASTVVDAAGRNANVQSPPEQDNNKQMTGFPTSRAESVSSASGHTPASSRTILSTDPSATDGLPASRPFVQRNGRTFLNDHTLVYPLPSDLTELHRQVLRTMLLIQVIGAPVLSPDLIKKPPQRVLEIGCGSGFWSNMCHHYFKSRGHGGLSFTGIDIAPLAPDNSSSTSDDAMKPSPDMQWKFVQHDLRQMPWPTPSEEYDLVMVKDVSYAVTNKMMQPFIEECVRMVRPGGTFEIWESDHVIRSLRPHVPTSTVSAEDAEEQAAAASLGAYVINPQTPLSVPSNNYIAEYNSWLTKALEKLDINPLPCTVIGPTLLQEYETLGDVRSRRIALPLSEFRWEKEGIGGVITTDSKPESKGKEASTPKSDKKTLTAGQIALRQTALLTQVQEMQALEPILRDVSGKSQDELDMWLTKMMNDLMDESGTSLGECLEFGAWYAKKKKVAA; from the coding sequence ATGTCCGACTACAGCGCCGTCTTCCTCTACTCCAGCACTCTCGGCGCGCTGCCCCTCGATAGCAACTTTGCCAGGGCCGCGCGACGAGAAAAACAGCACGCCCGGCGCCCCAATTCGACGTCGGACGCTCTGCACTCTGTCCCAGCGCGACACTCgcgcagctccagcagccactCGCAActgtccagctccagctccagcgccctCGGCCCCGCCGCCAGCGCCTCCGTGGGGCCAGACAGCGCCAGTTTGCGGCTCAGTCCAGCAACCAGCGCcaacaccaagaagagcaCAAGCACCAGCGCCACCggctcagcagcttctgcttctgctccagcctcaacaagctccaaccctttctctcctcctcctcctctcccccatactcaatctcatcctcctcccccgaCCCCGACTCAGTCCAGTTCTACCGGCAGCAGGGCCTCCAGGACCTTCTCCCGCCTGCATCGCGCCAGGCTCAGCGGCAGCGCTTCCACTGTCGTCGATGCCGCCGGTAGAAATGCAAACGTCCAGTCGCCGCCAGAACAggacaacaacaaacaaatgACGGGCTTTCCCACCAGCCGCGCCGAGTCTGTCTCGTCCGCCAGCGGCCACACGCCTGCCTCGTCGCGCACAATCCTCTCGACCGACCCTTCGGCCACCGACGGCCTGCCCGCCTCGCGGCCCTTTGTCCAGCGCAATGGCCGCACCTTTCTCAACGACCACACGCTCGTCTACCCCTTGCCCTCGGATCTCACCGAGTTGCACAGGCAGGTCTTGCGAACGATGCTGCTGATCCAGGTGATTGGCGCTCCCGTGCTGTCGCCGGACCTGATCAAGAAGCCTCCTCAGCGCGTCCTGGAGATTGGCTGCGGGTCGGGCTTCTGGAGCAACATGTGCCACCATTACTTCAAGAGCCGCGGTCATGGCGGCCTGTCCTTCACCGGCATCGACATTGCGCCGCTGGCCCCCGACAacagctccagcacctcgGATGACGCCATGAAGCCCAGCCCCGACATGCAGTGGAAATTTGTCCAGCACGACTTGCGCCAGATGCCCTGGCCGACCCCTTCTGAGGAGTATGACCTGGTCATGGTCAAGGATGTGAGCTATGCCGTGACCaacaagatgatgcagcCCTTTATCGAGGAATGCGTTCGCATGGTCAGACCGGGTGGAACGTTTGAGATTTGGGAGTCGGATCACGTCATTCGAAGTCTGCGACCCCATGTTCCCACATCTACTGTTTCggcagaagatgcagaggagcaggctgccgccgccagtCTCGGCGCCTATGTCATTAACCCGCAAACTCCCCTCTCAGTCCCTTCAAACAACTACATTGCCGAATACAACTCGTGGTTGACGAAAgcgctggagaagctcgacaTCAACCCTCTTCCCTGCACCGTCATTGGCCCAACCCTGCTGCAGGAATACGAAACCTTGGGCGACGTGCGTTCCCGAAGAATAGCCCTTCCCCTGAGCGAATTCCGCTGGGAAAAGGAGGGCATCGGCGGTGTCATCACCACCGACAGCAAGCCCGAgtccaagggcaaggaggcGTCGACACCAAAGTCGGACAAGAAGACGCTGACGGCGGGGCAGATTGCGCTGCGTCAGACGGCTTTGCTAACTCAGGTGCAGGAGATGCAAGCTCTCGAGCCCATCTTGCGAGACGTCAGCGGGAAGAGCCAAGACGAGTTGGACATGTGGCtgaccaagatgatgaacgaTTTGATGGACGAGAGCGGCACGTCTCTGGGAGAGTGTCTTGAATTTGGGGCTTGGTatgcgaagaagaagaaggtggcTGCGTGA